In Herpetosiphonaceae bacterium, the genomic window AAACTTGAAACTCATTCGAGAGGTTGCGCGGCGGCTGTGGAGCGTCTGCTCGCTGATGCATCCCGTGCCGGTGCTGTGTGTGCTGCTCAGCACGGCGATCTTTGCGCTCGTCGCGCGGTATCCGCCACATCTGCCGACCGTGCTGCGGCTGCTGGGCAGCATGGCCGGTATTCAGCTCGCGATCGGTGCGCTGAACGATTACGTCGATCTGCCGCTCGACCGGCAGGCAAAGCCGTGGAAGCCGCTGGTGCGCGGCGATCTGCGGCCCCGCACGGCGCTGCTGATCGCGGCGGTGGGTCTTGGCGCGGCGCTGCTGCTCGTCGCTCCGCTGGGGCTGCGGGCCACGATGCTGGCGCTGCTCGGCGCTGGCGCTGGCATCGGCTATGACCTGCTGCTCAAAACAACGCGCTGGAGCTGGCTGCCCTACCTCGTGGCGCTGC contains:
- a CDS encoding UbiA family prenyltransferase translates to MKLIREVARRLWSVCSLMHPVPVLCVLLSTAIFALVARYPPHLPTVLRLLGSMAGIQLAIGALNDYVDLPLDRQAKPWKPLVRGDLRPRTALLIAAVGLGAALLLVAPLGLRATMLALLGAGAGIGYDLLLKTTRWSWLPYLVALPLLPIWVWTTVRGWDARLLTLYPLGALLVVSLHLANTLPDITADTGYGVRGFAHWLGPRWATRLCWLSAAVSPLLAIVAALAGWADLRRVLPAALLALLLSGLAIGYDARSQRCDWRIFFTLLAAAAVTLGLGWLLALS